The DNA segment CaaccctaattttttattttaacttaatgcaattttttagtaacataatatgatttattggtgatctctttaaattggtttgcttaaatacttattaggacacacctattataatacatacaaaaacatttatttggtacTAGACCTTATATCTCAGGATTTTAGGTGATTTATTGTGGAACTGATTTTGCATTGTTTGGTGACTACATTTTGGTGACAGATCTACTATTTTGAGGACAAACCCTATTATTTAAGAAacacaaaactaattaaattggtGATAGCTTAAATGATACCCATATTTAATCAGTGAGTGAGATTGCAATCagctcaaatttttttatacataagtacATAAATAACACGTAGTTCTttaattcaaatacatattatgtgacAAAGCTTGTGTTTAGGTATACTTAATGTTGAAATTATAACTAACGCCATCATCTTGGAAAGAGTCGACTCGGCATTCTTGTAGGATTGTAGGTATCAATCTAATGATTCTTATAATAACTTTTATCGGGGCGAACGAAGCGAGCCCTTGTATATACCACAATCTGAGCAATtgtgtggtacactttacggaaaaaactatcacatagtaatttttatttatatgtaaataaataaataaatatttaatatacgttTATTCAGTAATCTGGACATTACATTATGTAggtgtgttatcatcggtcagtcaaagtttggttactattaaaatataaaaaaagatattaccacgcagaaaaaacgacgcgagccctctcAAAGCTctgcttttagctagttaataCAACCATTGTACCACAAAGTACTATGGTTGTTATtagataaaagttaaaaccttcATAATACTGTAACTTTGTGCCCAcagcaaaattataaaagcaatATTGTCAATTGGATGTTATTGACGAATGTCATGGATTGTGACAGATGTTTTCTACATAATAAATTTTTTGGAAATGAATTTCTCTTAAATGGACAAAGTTGTTGAAGAAAATGAAAGAATTGAAGAAAATAATGGTCAAGGTAAAAGTGATGAAAAACTTGAAAGAGGTAAACCAAAAGAAGATGCCGGTCCCTCTACAGCTGATAATCTTCCAGGTTCAATAGACAATACCAATAATTGTATAAAAGGAATATCCAAATCTGAACACAGCATACAAACCTATGTATCAAATGCTCTACGACTAACTTCAATCAGTTTTGGACCTTaccctgaaaataataaaaccaCCAACCAGAATGTAAGCGAGGGTGTTACTTTGACCGAACTAAACAAATTCATTACGTCTTGTTATGAAGCTAAAGGGACAAACGAACCTCCAAAACCAACACCAGAGGCGGTTCATAATGTTTTGGATAACACAGCAAGTAGAACCAACTCGAACACACAACTAAATAAAACCACAAGTCCTCCAAAGCTTGAAAAAGTACATAAGAAGAAAATGTCAGACAGTATGTCTGAGAAATCTGATCTTGGTATCGGACGGAAAGATTCTATGTCGAGTATTGGATCAAACGTTTGCCGAATATGCATGACAAAAGGACGAGAAAGGTAACTTTGGagacaaataaaaatatcaaataaagaATACTTAAGGGggtgactaacccaaaattgtcgatttgataattattcatttttatacttgaaaataagcctcgaattgtttcattttctaaacattgaTTTAATGATATATTCCAAAAATTTGATCTGaccgaaaacacgatatcttaaaattttctcgatagaaaaaattcATAAAGATGCAactaattttcacgattttttcatatattgccattaaactaagttaatattaatttaaaacattgtataaaattaataataataatatctatggacgctttacaccacgtcggtctggccccgtggtaagtacctgaaggacttgtgttacaggtaccagacaacggatatatatttaatactttttatactatacatgtatttaagatttttattatatgatacacatatttaatacacatccatgaccaaggaacttttgaaaaactttttttgttccgtcggcgggattcgaaaccgcgacccccggcttgagatatcaacgcgctcaccactgagacacagaggtcgtcaaaaattctatcattgagacactgacctggcg comes from the Aricia agestis chromosome 6, ilAriAges1.1, whole genome shotgun sequence genome and includes:
- the LOC121728283 gene encoding E3 ubiquitin-protein ligase MARCHF8-like isoform X1; protein product: MDKVVEENERIEENNGQGKSDEKLERGKPKEDAGPSTADNLPGSIDNTNNCIKGISKSEHSIQTYVSNALRLTSISFGPYPENNKTTNQNVSEGVTLTELNKFITSCYEAKGTNEPPKPTPEAVHNVLDNTASRTNSNTQLNKTTSPPKLEKVHKKKMSDSMSEKSDLGIGRKDSMSSIGSNVCRICMTKGRERLISPCNCKGSLANVHLTCLERWLNQVGRNHCELCGYSYPAIRTPRYTVLQALRLWFGNPRNRGHLQSDCLIFWLLSTVTAGLLAVCVVGTQYFVFEGANYTKHGTRKSEGISHRITETAMDFFMAIVLCGYSVTVYLLWKDHFVMWNRWRRANVNVRLLLTPDSNPVPFVPRPRYSIV